A region from the Vicia villosa cultivar HV-30 ecotype Madison, WI linkage group LG3, Vvil1.0, whole genome shotgun sequence genome encodes:
- the LOC131660315 gene encoding L-ascorbate oxidase homolog, giving the protein MKLNLEIAATLLLCVAISSFHITSAEDPYKFFNWNVTYGDIYPLGVRQRGILINGQFPGPDIHSVTNDNLIINVFNSLDEPFLLSWNGIQQRRNSFEDGVFGTTCPIPPGRNFTYILQVKDQIGSFYYFPSLAFHKAAGGFGGIRILSRPRIPVPFPDPAGDYTVLIGDWYKSNHTTLKAHLDNGKKLPIPDGILINGRGPNGLSFNVEQGKTYRLRISNVGLQHSLNFRIQNHKMKLVEVEGTHTLQTTYSSLDVHVGQSYSVLVTADQPSQDYYIVASTRFSPKILTTTGVLRYSNSAGPVSGPPPGGPTIQVDWSLNQARSIRTNLTASGPRPNPQGSYHYGLINTTKTIILSSSPGQVNGKQRYAINSVSYVSPDTPLKLADYFKISGVFRVGSISDRPTGGGIYLDTSVLQADYRSFVEIVFQNNENIVQSYHLDGYSFFVVGMDGGQWTTSSRHNYNLRDAVARCTTQVYPYSWTAIYIALDNVGMWNLRTEFWARQYLGQQFYLRVYTASTSIRDEFPIPKNARLCGRASGRHTRPL; this is encoded by the exons ATGAAGCTCAACTTAGAGATAGCAGCAACACTTCTTCTATGTGTTGCTATTTCTAGTTTCCACATTACTTCAGCTGAAGATCCATATAAATTCTTCAACTGGAATGTTACTTACGGTGACATTTACCCACTCGGAGTTCGCCAAAGA GGTATATTGATCAATGGACAATTCCCTGGTCCAGACATTCATTCTGTTACAAACGACAACCTCATTATCAATGTCTTCAACAGTTTAGATGAACCCTTTCTCCTCTCCTG GAATGGGATCCAGCAGAGAAGGAATTCATTTGAGGACGGTGTATTTGGAACAACATGTCCAATTCCGCCTGGGAGGAATTTTACttacatacttcaagtgaaagaTCAAATTGGAAGCTTTTActattttccatctcttgcattTCACAAAGCAGCTGGTGGTTTTGGAGGTATTAGGATACTGAGTAGGCCAAGAATTCCAGTTCCTTTTCCTGATCCAGCTGGTGATTACACTGTGCTTATTGGTGATTGGTACAAGTCCAACCATACG ACTCTGAAAGCCCATCTTGATAATGGAAAGAAGCTTCCTATACCCGATGGAATCCTCATCAATGGTCGCGGCCCTAACGGATTATCTTTCAACGTCGAACAAG GAAAGACCTACAGGCTTAGAATATCAAATGTGGGATTACAACAttcccttaacttcagaattcaGAATCACAAAATGAAGTTGGTAGAAGTTGAAGGGACACACACTCTTCAAACTACATACTCCTCACTCGATGTTCATGTCGGACAATCCTATTCCGTGCTAGTAACAGCTGATCAACCTTCTCAAGACTACTACATTGTGGCTTCCACAAGATTCTCGCCGAAGATCCTCACCACTACCGGCGTACTTCGCTATAGTAACTCTGCAGGACCGGTATCAGGCCCACCTCCTGGTGGACCGACAATCCAAGTTGACTGGTCTTTGAACCAGGCTCGATCAATCAG GACTAACCTTACAGCAAGTGGACCAAGGCCTAATCCACAAGGATCCTACCATTATGGTCTCATAAACACGACCAAGACAATCATTCTGTCTAGTTCTCCTGGTCAAGTTAACGGCAAGCAAAGATACGCAATCAACAGTGTATCTTATGTTTCACCAGACACTCCTCTTAAGCTCGCTGACTACTTCAAAATTTCTGGCGTTTTTCGTGTTGGAAGCATATCTGATAGACCCACCGGTGGTGGCATTTACCTCGATACATCTGTTTTGCAAGCTGATTACAGATCTTTCGTTGAGATTGTCTTCCAAAACAACGAGAACATCGTTCAGAGCTATCATCTTGATGGCTACTCTTTCTTTGTGGTTGG TATGGATGGAGGACAGTGGACAACTTCTAGCAGACACAATTACAATCTCCGAGACGCAGTCGCGCGTTGCACCACTCAG GTATATCCTTACTCATGGACTGCTATTTATATTGCTCTCGACAATGTTGGAATGTGGAACTTGAGGACTGAGTTTTGGGCGCGACAGTACCTTGGCCAACAGTTTTATTTGCGTGTTTACACCGCATCAACCTCAATCAGAGATGAGTTTCCTATTCCAAAGAATGCACGTCTCTGTGGTAGGGCAAGTGGGCGACACACACGACCCCTTTGA